In Chryseobacterium gleum, a single genomic region encodes these proteins:
- a CDS encoding YybH family protein produces MKKLLTLSGLLLFTFWCNAQNTDLMNTVRKTIEASNEIYADLANRNDGSILTRYTSDACLLPPNAVPLCGKDAILGFFKNGPKVHVKFTIQNLYGDAKTSVTEESYYEMTDLDGKKLDDGKVIVIWKNTKDGWKMHRDMFSSNHPAK; encoded by the coding sequence ATGAAAAAATTACTTACCCTGAGCGGATTATTACTATTTACTTTCTGGTGTAATGCTCAAAACACCGATCTTATGAACACCGTAAGAAAGACCATAGAAGCCAGTAACGAAATCTATGCTGATCTGGCGAATAGAAACGACGGATCTATCCTTACACGCTATACCAGTGATGCATGTCTGCTTCCACCCAATGCTGTCCCGTTATGCGGAAAAGATGCAATACTTGGTTTCTTTAAGAACGGACCTAAGGTTCATGTTAAGTTTACAATTCAAAATCTTTACGGAGATGCCAAAACCTCGGTTACCGAAGAAAGCTATTATGAAATGACCGATTTGGACGGTAAAAAGCTGGATGACGGGAAAGTGATTGTGATCTGGAAAAATACAAAAGACGGCTGGAAGATGCATCGTGATATGTTCAGCAGCAATCATCCTGCAAAATAA
- a CDS encoding alpha/beta hydrolase family protein has product MIRIVYLIIFLAYAYTAAQTKTINHLSKEYIDNSRANRLLLTEIWYPHDPAIVSGKKSSKMHVQKHPCILLSHGTGGNRFSLIWLAKLLAERGFIVASVDHFGNTTDNRIPEYFVRYWERPLDISFVISQLLKDTELSEIIDDDKLAVVGFSLGGYTSLALAGAKLDCSLLRRVARDKQGKQELNVPELGDLTALIYDIDCKQIPQNIKDDRIKAFVALAPALGLGFSTKDQFIIEAPVLIIGTEGDTIAPIKSNAIKYHRFIPTSQIRILKRNLGHYIFLPKVKEYSPDEAIFFEDPKGIDRTVVHQEIGRMILDFLNKSI; this is encoded by the coding sequence ATGATAAGAATCGTTTACTTAATAATATTTTTAGCTTATGCTTATACAGCGGCGCAAACTAAAACTATCAATCATCTGTCAAAGGAATATATTGATAATTCAAGAGCGAATCGTTTACTCCTGACAGAGATCTGGTATCCGCATGATCCTGCTATTGTGAGTGGAAAAAAATCATCTAAAATGCATGTACAAAAACATCCATGCATTTTATTGTCACACGGTACAGGAGGTAACAGGTTCAGTTTGATATGGCTGGCAAAGCTGCTTGCAGAAAGAGGGTTCATTGTAGCATCAGTCGATCATTTTGGAAATACTACAGATAACAGAATTCCAGAGTATTTTGTGAGGTATTGGGAACGTCCATTGGATATTTCCTTTGTAATATCTCAGCTGTTGAAAGATACAGAGTTATCTGAAATAATAGATGATGATAAGTTGGCAGTTGTAGGATTTTCTCTGGGAGGATATACATCACTTGCTTTGGCGGGAGCCAAATTAGATTGCTCTTTGCTAAGGAGAGTGGCCAGAGATAAACAGGGAAAGCAGGAGTTGAATGTTCCGGAACTGGGAGATCTCACTGCACTAATTTACGATATTGATTGTAAACAGATACCTCAAAATATAAAAGATGATAGAATTAAGGCGTTTGTGGCGCTAGCGCCTGCTCTAGGATTAGGCTTCTCTACCAAAGATCAGTTTATAATAGAAGCCCCGGTTCTTATTATCGGAACTGAGGGGGATACAATTGCCCCAATAAAAAGCAATGCTATAAAATATCATCGTTTTATTCCTACATCCCAGATCAGAATACTTAAAAGGAATCTTGGCCATTATATTTTTCTACCAAAAGTAAAGGAGTATAGTCCGGATGAGGCTATCTTTTTTGAAGATCCCAAAGGTATTGACAGGACAGTGGTTCATCAGGAAATTGGCAGGATGATATTGGATTTTCTAAATAAGAGTATATAA
- a CDS encoding Crp/Fnr family transcriptional regulator produces the protein MIIDENLLLENGAVYEDYQAKEIIYELGDIPHYYFQIVKGTVELNNYHEDGKEFTLNIISEGQSFGESLLFGNKKYPMNAIAKTDCKILKLPKSNFLSMLSENMELIFTMFRYLSDRLFYKYVMLFNNSTIDPVLKIKSLMDYYKESSLNQSPYSYLVPLTRQQIANLTGLRVETVIRTIKKMAEDGLLKLDGRQIFY, from the coding sequence ATGATCATCGATGAAAATCTTTTACTTGAAAATGGAGCAGTTTATGAGGATTATCAGGCAAAGGAAATTATTTATGAGCTGGGAGATATTCCCCATTATTATTTCCAGATTGTTAAAGGAACAGTTGAATTGAATAATTACCATGAAGATGGGAAAGAATTCACACTGAATATCATTTCAGAGGGGCAGAGCTTTGGAGAGTCTTTACTTTTTGGGAACAAGAAATATCCGATGAATGCCATTGCAAAAACCGATTGCAAAATCCTTAAACTGCCAAAGTCCAATTTTTTGAGTATGCTGAGTGAAAATATGGAACTGATTTTTACCATGTTCCGCTATCTTTCTGACCGGCTTTTCTATAAATATGTAATGCTGTTTAATAATTCTACCATAGACCCGGTGCTGAAGATAAAATCTTTAATGGATTATTATAAGGAAAGCTCACTGAACCAAAGCCCTTATTCTTACCTGGTTCCGCTCACCAGACAGCAAATTGCCAATTTAACGGGATTACGTGTGGAAACAGTTATACGTACCATTAAAAAGATGGCAGAGGATGGACTTCTTAAACTGGATGGACGACAGATTTTTTACTGA
- a CDS encoding CocE/NonD family hydrolase, with the protein MKAYTGILILLNFLLAPILQAQQTLWGSRQEKESIYIIQDSVMIRTRDGAEISAMVVRKKNDNVPLPVILQFTIYVRDQGRDIQSLKEAADRGYIGVMAYTRGKRFSQSEIFPYETDGKDAYDVIDWISRQPWCNGKIGMYGGSYNGFTQWAAAKKLHPALKTIVPYVANRPGMGLPMENNIFINPNYEWSFYVGNNKYLDNKTGDDRKRFRNMMFRWWETGVAYGKMDSIDGTPNRLFQRWISHPAFDSYWQNMAPYKEDFAGINIPVLAFDGYYNDSQNSGIYYLRELNKYNPQTPAYLVIGPYGHFGTQMGGQEVINGYTVSKNALFPIREYTYQWLDYILKGAEKPSFLKDKINYQVMGTDEWRSAPSIDAMHNRYLKLYLSSAKVSDDKYLLSPNKPETKKYLVQKIDFADRTTSNNDYYPDPIIRESISGNGYVFISEPLDAMLVNGSFLGNIKFSINKKDADIGVTLYELTPEGKYFHLSYYIGRASYARDNTKRQLLTPGKKETITFENTHLVSKQLQKGSRLVVVLNINKNPFSELNYGSGKTVASETIADAKEPLIIHWFNDSFVEIPVLQ; encoded by the coding sequence ATGAAAGCGTACACAGGTATTCTGATTCTATTGAATTTTTTACTGGCACCAATACTGCAGGCCCAGCAAACATTGTGGGGCAGCCGGCAGGAAAAGGAAAGTATATACATTATTCAGGATAGCGTAATGATCCGCACAAGGGACGGAGCAGAAATTTCTGCAATGGTGGTACGTAAAAAAAATGATAATGTTCCTCTGCCTGTAATACTGCAGTTTACAATTTATGTGCGGGATCAGGGACGGGATATACAATCGCTTAAAGAAGCTGCAGACAGAGGATATATAGGTGTTATGGCTTATACGAGAGGAAAGCGTTTCAGTCAATCTGAGATTTTTCCGTATGAAACCGACGGAAAAGATGCCTATGATGTGATAGACTGGATCAGCAGGCAGCCATGGTGTAATGGTAAAATAGGAATGTACGGAGGAAGTTACAACGGCTTTACGCAATGGGCCGCAGCCAAAAAGCTGCATCCTGCCTTAAAAACAATTGTCCCATACGTTGCTAATCGCCCGGGAATGGGACTTCCTATGGAAAATAATATTTTTATCAATCCTAATTATGAATGGTCCTTTTATGTAGGCAATAATAAATATCTGGATAACAAAACAGGTGACGACCGGAAAAGATTCCGGAATATGATGTTCAGATGGTGGGAAACAGGAGTCGCTTATGGTAAAATGGATAGCATTGATGGCACACCCAACCGTCTTTTTCAGCGTTGGATAAGCCATCCTGCTTTTGATTCCTATTGGCAGAATATGGCTCCATATAAGGAAGATTTTGCCGGAATTAATATTCCTGTACTGGCCTTTGACGGGTATTATAATGATTCTCAGAATTCAGGAATATACTATTTGCGTGAACTCAATAAATACAATCCTCAAACGCCGGCTTATCTGGTGATTGGTCCTTATGGTCATTTCGGAACACAAATGGGAGGGCAGGAGGTCATTAACGGATATACAGTGAGTAAAAATGCTTTATTTCCCATCAGAGAATACACCTATCAATGGTTGGACTATATTCTGAAAGGTGCTGAAAAGCCTTCTTTTCTGAAAGATAAAATAAACTATCAGGTAATGGGAACAGATGAATGGCGAAGCGCCCCTTCAATTGATGCCATGCACAACAGGTACCTGAAATTATATCTAAGCTCTGCCAAGGTGAGTGATGATAAGTATTTGTTAAGCCCAAATAAGCCTGAAACCAAAAAATATTTAGTTCAGAAAATAGACTTTGCAGACCGTACAACCAGCAATAATGATTATTACCCGGATCCCATTATTCGGGAAAGTATATCTGGTAATGGTTACGTTTTCATAAGTGAGCCTTTGGATGCTATGCTGGTAAACGGATCTTTCCTTGGAAACATAAAATTTAGCATTAATAAAAAAGATGCAGATATTGGAGTCACTCTCTATGAACTTACTCCTGAAGGTAAATATTTTCATCTTTCTTACTATATCGGCAGGGCAAGTTATGCCAGAGATAATACTAAAAGACAATTACTGACCCCTGGTAAAAAAGAAACCATCACCTTTGAAAATACTCATCTGGTCAGCAAACAGCTGCAGAAAGGTAGCCGTCTGGTCGTTGTACTGAATATCAATAAAAATCCGTTTTCAGAACTGAATTACGGTAGTGGAAAAACTGTAGCTTCCGAAACCATTGCCGACGCAAAAGAACCATTGATTATTCATTGGTTTAATGATAGTTTTGTTGAGATTCCTGTTTTACAATAG
- a CDS encoding helix-turn-helix transcriptional regulator codes for MQILPSSSLAPYIKNYTIVTIDEDLRDEVFYPSGYTDLIINISGGFAATTINGRQKDTPDIEFLGHLTLPTRLSATKGTSVLIARIYPHAGHLFFSDPLAEFTNYATDMYDITKNDSRDLYDRMMQAGDLYSKIHVLEMYFLQQLKKNESRIKKTAVVQALSQQFFMGNQPFDLPAIAKSSGLSERYIQKLCLAHIGISPSSFAAVIRFNRSLHMVLNTKESLTAIAYDGGYYDQAHFTKEFKKFTGITPSASRHSLIKNDTDLQQAVNIGF; via the coding sequence ATGCAAATTTTACCATCATCCAGCCTGGCACCTTACATAAAGAATTACACCATTGTTACGATTGATGAAGATCTCAGGGATGAAGTGTTTTATCCCAGCGGATATACAGACCTGATCATCAATATTTCCGGCGGTTTTGCCGCTACCACGATCAATGGCAGGCAAAAAGACACTCCGGATATAGAATTTCTGGGACATCTTACCCTTCCCACCCGCCTCAGTGCAACAAAGGGAACTTCAGTTCTTATAGCACGGATCTATCCTCATGCCGGACACTTATTTTTTTCTGATCCTTTGGCAGAATTCACGAACTATGCCACTGATATGTACGATATAACAAAAAATGACAGCAGAGATTTGTATGACCGCATGATGCAGGCCGGTGACCTCTATTCAAAAATCCATGTTCTGGAAATGTATTTTCTTCAGCAACTGAAAAAAAATGAATCCCGGATAAAGAAAACTGCAGTAGTTCAGGCACTCAGCCAGCAGTTTTTCATGGGTAATCAACCATTTGATTTACCTGCTATAGCAAAAAGTTCAGGGCTGTCAGAAAGATACATTCAGAAGCTTTGCCTTGCTCATATCGGGATTAGTCCTTCCTCTTTTGCGGCTGTGATCAGATTTAACAGAAGTCTGCACATGGTTCTCAACACGAAGGAATCGCTTACAGCCATCGCTTATGATGGCGGATATTACGATCAGGCTCATTTTACCAAAGAGTTTAAAAAATTTACAGGTATTACTCCCTCTGCATCCAGACACTCATTGATTAAAAATGATACAGATCTTCAGCAGGCTGTTAATATTGGCTTCTGA
- a CDS encoding cation:proton antiporter translates to MLWTVCVLCMTILGLMFLLKRLHQPYLIAYIIAGILLGPYGVKLFDQPEEIEAVGEAGILLLMFFIGMEINVPNKKSLIIKPVLAQGIKILLSFMFAFLLGWILTLDFKSILLIAILFTFNSTAVVVEFLKKHGTLHTAFGIVILNILLLQDLLLAPVLTLLKFWNGEKFNMLNFVIPLAICIGIFLIFRKIRHLREIRFSSTFLENDHDLQVFSGLFICLGFGLVAEVVGLSAALGSFIAGVVVGKIRAFHWLEHSLLPFKVFFVALFFVSIGLRLDLNYLFSNYVLITIGTLVVLISNSVMSSIFFRILNFRWKDSFYGGALLSQTGEFGILALSIAYKTGMVGYDLYKAGLGITCLSLLLSTIWISCSVNFRRNKAV, encoded by the coding sequence ATGCTTTGGACAGTATGTGTTTTGTGTATGACAATTTTAGGACTGATGTTTTTACTGAAAAGACTTCATCAGCCTTATCTTATTGCCTATATCATAGCAGGGATACTATTGGGACCTTACGGAGTAAAGCTCTTTGACCAGCCTGAAGAAATAGAGGCAGTTGGTGAGGCAGGGATTTTATTGCTGATGTTTTTTATCGGGATGGAAATCAATGTCCCCAATAAAAAAAGCCTTATTATTAAGCCGGTATTGGCTCAGGGCATCAAAATATTGCTGAGCTTTATGTTCGCTTTTTTACTTGGATGGATCCTTACACTTGATTTTAAGAGTATTTTGCTCATCGCAATTCTCTTTACCTTTAACAGTACAGCAGTGGTTGTGGAATTTTTGAAGAAACACGGAACACTGCATACAGCTTTTGGTATTGTTATTCTCAATATTCTGTTGCTGCAGGATCTTCTCCTGGCCCCGGTGCTGACCTTGCTTAAGTTTTGGAATGGTGAAAAGTTTAATATGCTGAACTTTGTCATTCCCCTGGCTATCTGTATCGGAATTTTTTTAATATTCAGGAAAATAAGGCATCTGAGGGAAATCAGATTTTCAAGTACGTTTCTTGAAAATGACCATGATCTGCAGGTGTTTTCCGGCCTTTTTATCTGCCTTGGGTTTGGGCTTGTTGCAGAAGTTGTAGGTTTGAGTGCTGCATTGGGAAGTTTTATTGCCGGAGTTGTAGTAGGAAAGATCAGGGCATTTCACTGGCTTGAACATTCCCTGTTGCCCTTCAAGGTTTTCTTCGTGGCACTTTTCTTTGTATCCATTGGTTTGAGGCTGGACCTCAATTATCTGTTTTCCAATTATGTGCTCATTACCATAGGTACTTTAGTTGTACTGATCAGCAACAGTGTCATGTCATCTATATTTTTCAGAATATTGAACTTCAGATGGAAAGACAGTTTTTATGGAGGTGCATTGCTGTCCCAGACGGGAGAATTTGGAATCCTTGCCCTTTCCATTGCTTATAAAACAGGAATGGTGGGATATGATCTTTATAAGGCCGGACTTGGAATTACCTGTTTATCACTTCTGTTGTCTACTATTTGGATCAGTTGTTCTGTTAATTTCCGTAGAAATAAAGCTGTCTGA
- a CDS encoding T9SS type A sorting domain-containing protein encodes MIQLKNKLWGLLLILPSLSFSQTYQWQWGKQAGGVTGSADPGFHYIFDESIRDIVVDNNNNTYYLATMREQGQNLNGTPVTNYGLSDLFLFSTDCTGNIRWSRPIGGTGNGENAWHIKLDNNGGLYMVATIYNNSYAGDPNATPVHFDDTHTLPLYTYYDQTIDPAHKAAFLLKYNTSDGTLAWSKPLQGDVSFFSRMCDVQTMYMDSSKNIHAVMGFRAGTHLNGLITVPSSFTSTYQYYAVKFNYDGGNMTPAAPVLLPITGDAINAVGREGKVNLVYDETLNRYYLAGKRMDPGFSNLVDLSYNNVPFTKAAYVLAFDGTTGAEVWRREINNGTTSTDDEIHSIIKDPVTSDIYISGRYFNGITVPATFGTYTFPLRSYVEAVPFVMKINASGTVQWARTPDGMSGLQFGYRFTKGTLALNGNEIAFAKGSWSDIWGSYAMVRPDGDRSDPLLVRLNKDTGDVLGTGEIHSNFYVIDEFTAVAADQDGNYVAGGFFHDQLFTDSNDNVNTMTVNVAGGKSQSFFTKFAKSVCSQMSVEETAAQAGIQLYPNPVQDVLTIRSKEPLVSYEIFGAAGQLVKQGALNMAQEQIVLSSLQTGVYYIKLKTKSSTVTEKILKK; translated from the coding sequence ATGATACAATTAAAAAACAAATTGTGGGGATTACTTCTGATTTTGCCATCGTTATCTTTTAGCCAGACTTACCAATGGCAATGGGGAAAGCAGGCAGGAGGGGTGACAGGCTCTGCAGATCCGGGATTTCATTATATCTTTGATGAATCCATAAGGGATATTGTAGTAGACAACAACAATAATACCTATTATCTTGCAACAATGCGCGAGCAGGGGCAAAACCTGAATGGAACACCGGTAACCAATTATGGCCTCAGCGATCTTTTTCTGTTCTCCACAGACTGTACGGGAAATATAAGATGGTCCAGACCTATAGGAGGTACGGGAAACGGAGAAAATGCATGGCATATTAAATTGGATAACAACGGAGGTTTGTACATGGTAGCTACGATTTATAACAATTCATATGCAGGAGATCCGAATGCTACTCCGGTACATTTTGATGATACTCATACACTGCCTCTGTATACTTATTATGATCAGACGATAGATCCTGCCCACAAAGCAGCTTTTCTTTTAAAATATAATACTTCAGACGGAACATTGGCATGGAGTAAGCCTTTACAGGGAGATGTCAGTTTTTTCTCCCGCATGTGCGATGTTCAGACGATGTATATGGATTCATCCAAAAATATCCATGCTGTAATGGGCTTCAGAGCGGGAACGCATTTAAACGGGTTAATTACAGTACCTTCTTCCTTTACATCCACCTACCAGTATTATGCAGTTAAGTTCAATTATGACGGTGGCAACATGACACCTGCTGCTCCTGTGCTTCTCCCCATTACCGGAGATGCCATCAATGCTGTGGGAAGAGAAGGGAAGGTTAATCTCGTGTATGATGAAACTCTGAACCGTTATTATCTTGCCGGTAAAAGAATGGATCCCGGATTCAGTAACCTGGTTGATCTTTCGTATAATAATGTTCCGTTTACGAAAGCGGCTTATGTACTTGCTTTTGACGGTACTACCGGAGCAGAGGTATGGAGAAGGGAAATTAATAATGGTACTACGAGTACGGATGATGAAATTCATTCCATTATAAAAGATCCGGTTACATCAGATATTTATATTTCAGGACGTTATTTTAACGGAATAACAGTACCTGCCACTTTCGGAACTTACACTTTTCCACTGAGAAGCTATGTGGAAGCTGTTCCTTTTGTTATGAAGATCAATGCTTCGGGTACCGTGCAGTGGGCAAGAACTCCGGATGGGATGTCTGGCCTACAGTTCGGTTATCGTTTTACTAAAGGAACCCTTGCCCTTAATGGAAATGAAATAGCATTTGCCAAAGGAAGCTGGTCTGATATCTGGGGCAGCTATGCAATGGTGCGTCCCGATGGAGACCGTTCAGATCCACTATTGGTAAGGCTTAACAAAGATACCGGGGATGTCTTGGGAACGGGAGAGATCCACAGTAACTTTTATGTTATCGATGAGTTTACAGCAGTAGCTGCAGACCAGGATGGAAACTATGTAGCAGGTGGTTTTTTTCACGATCAATTATTTACAGATTCCAATGATAATGTCAATACAATGACTGTTAATGTAGCAGGCGGGAAATCTCAGTCTTTTTTTACAAAATTTGCCAAATCAGTGTGCAGCCAGATGTCAGTAGAAGAAACAGCGGCTCAGGCAGGAATACAGTTATACCCTAATCCTGTTCAGGACGTATTGACGATCAGAAGCAAAGAACCATTGGTGTCTTATGAGATCTTTGGTGCTGCGGGACAGCTGGTGAAACAGGGAGCTTTGAATATGGCGCAGGAACAGATAGTATTATCTTCTCTTCAGACAGGAGTATATTACATTAAACTTAAAACCAAATCTTCTACAGTAACGGAGAAAATACTGAAGAAGTAA
- a CDS encoding Hsp20/alpha crystallin family protein — protein sequence MNNLVRRNGNSNLAFSNIFDDFFGRELFNWGNNNYSSTSTTVPSVNIKENGEAYEVQVAAPGMDKNDFQIKLDGNLLTISSMKQDSSETKEENFTRREFSYQSFQRSFELPKDVVDQDNINAKYENGLLMLTIPKKEDAKQKPPRMIEIS from the coding sequence ATGAATAATCTAGTAAGAAGAAACGGAAACAGCAACCTGGCTTTTTCAAACATCTTTGATGATTTTTTTGGTCGTGAACTTTTTAACTGGGGAAATAACAATTACTCTTCTACCAGTACAACAGTACCATCAGTAAATATAAAGGAAAACGGAGAAGCGTATGAAGTTCAGGTTGCTGCTCCGGGAATGGATAAGAATGATTTTCAGATCAAACTGGATGGTAACCTGCTGACGATTTCATCCATGAAACAGGACAGCAGTGAAACAAAAGAAGAGAATTTTACAAGAAGAGAATTCAGTTATCAGTCCTTCCAGAGAAGTTTCGAACTTCCAAAGGATGTTGTAGACCAGGATAACATTAATGCAAAATATGAAAACGGGTTGCTTATGCTGACCATTCCTAAAAAAGAGGATGCAAAGCAGAAACCACCTAGAATGATCGAAATATCGTAA
- a CDS encoding terpene synthase family protein: MNIPLFTSALPTAVHPELDVLTDHMKNFFKTEVFNIMNENTQQYGDYIAVGAQYTAYIFPFGNIEKLKSVCRYYSVWALMDDQFFDNSVDLDNILEVIEGFKAAVNEQPEIDTLFYPIARFCSGTNWTQEAKNIFRLETVKYLDNVLVQRTIEVQKKEVSLDDYLECRAYDVAMPVMFSLLWYLHDDLPPSSYYSGVFEKAFKISGFTIGLLLDLYSYKAKKKEIKEYAHAVKIIQRLENCDEQSAIDKVVSLFYQYSSELEKEFDRLETQYPNEVRYFRYIQSGSIRYCNENRKIRYLKEHESDENISKERTIL, encoded by the coding sequence ATGAATATACCGTTATTTACGTCTGCTCTTCCAACTGCAGTGCATCCTGAACTGGACGTCCTTACAGATCATATGAAAAACTTTTTTAAAACAGAAGTCTTCAATATAATGAATGAGAACACACAGCAATATGGAGATTATATAGCAGTCGGTGCCCAATACACAGCGTATATTTTTCCTTTTGGAAATATAGAAAAACTTAAATCTGTTTGCAGATATTATAGCGTGTGGGCTCTGATGGACGATCAGTTTTTTGATAATTCTGTCGATCTGGATAATATTCTTGAGGTGATTGAAGGGTTTAAAGCAGCAGTGAATGAGCAGCCGGAGATTGATACGTTGTTTTACCCGATTGCCCGTTTTTGTTCAGGCACAAACTGGACTCAAGAGGCGAAAAACATTTTCAGACTTGAAACGGTTAAATATCTGGATAATGTATTGGTGCAGCGTACCATAGAAGTGCAGAAAAAAGAGGTTTCTCTTGATGATTATCTTGAATGCAGGGCATATGATGTTGCAATGCCGGTCATGTTTTCTCTGTTATGGTATCTTCATGATGATTTGCCGCCATCTTCTTATTACAGCGGTGTATTTGAAAAAGCTTTTAAAATTTCAGGTTTTACGATAGGACTTCTTCTTGATTTGTATTCCTATAAGGCTAAAAAGAAGGAAATCAAAGAATATGCACATGCTGTAAAAATTATCCAGAGACTTGAAAACTGTGATGAACAGTCCGCGATTGATAAGGTGGTTTCTTTATTCTATCAATACTCATCTGAACTGGAAAAAGAGTTTGATCGGCTTGAAACTCAATATCCCAATGAAGTTCGTTATTTCAGGTATATACAATCCGGCTCAATCCGGTATTGTAATGAAAACAGGAAGATCCGTTATCTGAAGGAGCATGAATCAGATGAAAATATATCTAAAGAACGAACGATACTTTGA
- a CDS encoding Crp/Fnr family transcriptional regulator: protein MIINEDLLLKNGAVYEDYPAKENIYEIGGIPHYYFQVVTGTVELNNYHEDGKEFTLNIIPEGHSFGESLLFGDKNYPMNAIAKTDCRILKLPKSNFLSMLSENVELVFTMFRYLSDRLFYKYVMLFSNSAIDPVLKIKSLLDYYKENAAIQSPYSYRVPLTRQQIANLTGLRVETVIRTIKKMAEESILKLDGRQILY, encoded by the coding sequence ATGATTATCAATGAAGATCTTTTGCTCAAAAATGGAGCAGTTTATGAAGACTATCCCGCAAAGGAAAATATTTACGAAATAGGAGGTATTCCGCATTATTATTTTCAGGTTGTTACGGGAACAGTAGAATTGAATAATTACCATGAAGATGGGAAGGAGTTCACGCTGAATATCATTCCAGAGGGACATAGCTTCGGGGAATCTTTGCTTTTTGGAGATAAGAATTATCCGATGAATGCCATTGCAAAAACCGATTGCAGAATTCTTAAATTACCAAAATCCAATTTTTTGAGTATGCTGAGTGAAAATGTAGAACTGGTTTTTACAATGTTCCGTTATCTTTCGGACCGGCTTTTCTATAAATATGTAATGCTGTTTAGTAACTCCGCCATAGATCCTGTGTTGAAGATAAAGTCTTTATTGGATTATTACAAAGAAAATGCAGCAATTCAATCGCCTTATTCTTACAGAGTCCCGCTTACCAGACAGCAAATTGCCAATTTAACAGGATTACGTGTGGAAACGGTTATACGTACTATTAAAAAGATGGCAGAAGAAAGTATTCTTAAACTTGATGGTCGACAGATTTTGTACTGA
- a CDS encoding helix-turn-helix domain-containing protein, whose product MFNTQDLYIINIYFPEESSDGFYNEPGIYPVSKLLSEMLAFSEKWQGNYYKGSWEFQFLTTLKELLSKENLKKFSIQLPTKDDQRLNAVTDRLRNQLHEKLTLENTAKESGMSVRSLTRLFQTKLHITFIQYIKMLRIIRAMELIKDTDLNMTEITYEVGYSNIAAFSNNFHQLTNMRPTEFRVMSRI is encoded by the coding sequence ATGTTTAACACTCAGGATCTGTATATTATCAACATCTATTTTCCCGAAGAAAGTTCTGACGGTTTTTATAATGAACCGGGAATCTATCCGGTAAGCAAGCTGTTATCTGAAATGCTTGCCTTCAGCGAAAAATGGCAGGGAAATTATTATAAAGGTTCCTGGGAATTTCAATTTCTGACCACATTGAAGGAGCTCTTATCGAAGGAAAATCTTAAAAAGTTTTCTATTCAGCTTCCCACAAAAGATGATCAGCGGCTTAATGCTGTTACAGACCGTCTTAGAAATCAGTTACATGAAAAGCTTACTTTAGAGAATACGGCAAAGGAGTCAGGGATGAGTGTGAGAAGCCTGACAAGATTATTTCAGACCAAACTTCACATCACTTTTATTCAGTATATAAAAATGTTGAGAATCATCCGGGCTATGGAACTGATCAAAGATACAGACCTGAATATGACTGAAATCACCTATGAAGTCGGATATTCCAATATTGCAGCTTTCAGTAATAATTTCCACCAGCTGACCAATATGAGGCCCACAGAATTCAGGGTCATGTCAAGAATATAA